One stretch of Natronobacterium gregoryi SP2 DNA includes these proteins:
- a CDS encoding BAR domain-containing protein has translation MTTDSDDPELSDAEADALHEMQLGIEYVHRAYGSLLAFHHQLGHAMDRMADAEDELQTAGHDEWADALRNEHLPAGAVSDQWTFELVEEFSTGFMDDIVAFEAEAREELADGLDHVTERQHKRRLRERADGDEASATEN, from the coding sequence ATGACGACCGATTCCGACGACCCCGAGTTGAGCGACGCAGAAGCCGACGCGTTACACGAAATGCAACTCGGTATCGAGTACGTCCACCGGGCGTACGGCTCGTTGCTCGCGTTTCACCATCAGCTTGGACACGCGATGGATCGAATGGCAGACGCCGAGGACGAACTTCAGACGGCCGGCCACGACGAGTGGGCCGACGCCCTCAGAAACGAGCATCTGCCGGCAGGTGCAGTCAGCGACCAATGGACGTTCGAACTCGTCGAGGAGTTCTCGACGGGGTTTATGGACGACATCGTCGCCTTCGAAGCCGAGGCTCGAGAGGAGTTGGCGGACGGACTCGATCACGTGACCGAACGCCAGCACAAGCGCCGGCTGCGAGAGCGTGCCGACGGTGACGAGGCGTCGGCTACCGAGAACTGA
- the solA gene encoding N-methyl-L-tryptophan oxidase yields the protein MSDRYDVIVLGVGGAGSATVAHLAARGVDVLGLERYDVPHNYGSSHGYTRQFKLTDATDPASASLLRRAEALWLDLEDDTDRQLFSRTGSIDAGPADGPLVEEAGEACATLGCEYERLSRTELADRYPAYDLPDDYEAISQPDGGFLDAEACLVAHVERAHRDGATIRARERVVDWSPTDDGVRVETDYDAYEAANLVITAGAWTAQFVDALEDIAVPERQVVAWFQPDDPARFERARFPVWNLETPDGRFYGAPAHRVPGITFARRHHREKTVDPDAFEREPTQADERFLEEFAEQYFPGGVGPTLRMETCLYTNTPDEQFVLDTLPDHSQVAVGAGFSGRGFAFAPVVGEILADLVVDAETDHEIEPFSLERF from the coding sequence ATGAGCGACCGGTACGACGTCATCGTTCTCGGCGTCGGCGGCGCAGGCAGTGCGACCGTCGCCCACCTCGCTGCCCGCGGCGTCGACGTTCTCGGCCTCGAGCGATACGACGTTCCCCACAACTACGGCTCGTCACACGGCTACACCCGTCAGTTCAAACTCACAGACGCCACCGATCCGGCGTCCGCTTCGTTGCTCCGCCGGGCCGAGGCGCTGTGGCTGGACCTCGAGGACGACACCGACAGGCAGTTGTTCTCCCGGACCGGTTCGATCGACGCCGGTCCGGCGGACGGCCCCCTCGTAGAGGAGGCGGGGGAGGCCTGTGCTACCCTCGGTTGTGAGTACGAACGTCTTTCACGGACAGAACTCGCCGATCGATACCCGGCGTACGATCTTCCCGACGACTACGAGGCGATCTCTCAGCCCGACGGCGGATTTCTGGATGCCGAAGCCTGTCTCGTCGCCCACGTCGAACGTGCTCACCGTGACGGGGCGACGATCCGCGCTCGCGAACGGGTCGTCGACTGGTCGCCGACGGACGACGGCGTCCGCGTCGAAACCGACTACGACGCCTACGAGGCGGCCAACCTCGTGATCACCGCGGGCGCGTGGACGGCACAGTTCGTCGACGCACTCGAGGACATCGCGGTGCCGGAACGACAGGTCGTCGCGTGGTTCCAGCCCGACGACCCTGCACGGTTCGAGCGAGCCCGGTTTCCCGTCTGGAACCTCGAGACGCCGGACGGACGGTTCTACGGTGCGCCTGCACACCGCGTTCCTGGGATCACGTTCGCCCGTCGTCACCACCGCGAGAAGACCGTCGACCCCGACGCCTTCGAACGGGAGCCGACCCAGGCAGACGAACGGTTCCTCGAGGAGTTTGCCGAGCAGTACTTCCCTGGCGGCGTCGGCCCGACGCTTCGCATGGAGACCTGTCTCTATACGAATACGCCAGACGAGCAGTTCGTCCTCGATACGTTACCGGACCACTCACAGGTCGCGGTCGGTGCCGGCTTCTCCGGGCGCGGTTTCGCCTTTGCTCCCGTTGTCGGTGAAATTCTCGCTGACCTGGTCGTCGACGCGGAAACGGACCACGAGATCGAGCCGTTCTCGCTGGAGCGGTTCTAG
- a CDS encoding DUF5305 domain-containing protein: MYRSDTDGERRDEEHAKRRLQLRVLFAEYRTALVITCVVLVVFGGWLSYGAYAAPPEETDQRLESSWSATGALAHEAMVSDATAVYPNGTVLENEPLYYTAVTPELDGEFVGGYEAETARNVALGVSIDLAYRAVEPDDGGDTVYWSQRENLASVSEKDVEPHEDVTADFTVDVTEVAATIDEIEADLEASPGATEIHIEIERTVEGEIEGDHRSVADEYQVPIEYDGSTYRIDDAGTDAYDESYDESKTVTVPATAGPLHTVGGPLLLVLGLAGTVGLAVGSRRLSEPTSTELEWLAYRNDREQFDELLTPVRLPASKLEFDEDDVLDGGTSERVPVETLADLAGVGIDVGAPVLFDRRTERYVVRHEEAAYVYEPPALESVFEPTARGGSNDGPARVDESDDRSTEPTDETTTDDSSERDERTETNSPVEDR; this comes from the coding sequence ATGTATAGGTCCGACACTGACGGGGAGAGACGGGACGAGGAACACGCGAAGCGACGATTGCAGCTTCGGGTACTGTTCGCGGAATACCGAACGGCACTGGTGATCACGTGTGTCGTCCTCGTCGTCTTCGGTGGGTGGTTGAGCTACGGGGCGTACGCCGCTCCACCCGAAGAGACCGACCAGCGACTCGAGTCGTCCTGGTCTGCGACGGGAGCACTGGCTCACGAAGCGATGGTGAGCGACGCCACTGCGGTCTATCCGAACGGGACCGTGCTCGAGAACGAACCGCTCTACTACACGGCGGTGACGCCGGAGTTGGACGGCGAGTTCGTTGGCGGGTACGAGGCCGAAACCGCCAGGAACGTGGCTCTCGGCGTCTCCATCGATCTCGCGTATCGGGCCGTCGAGCCCGACGACGGGGGCGACACGGTCTACTGGAGCCAGCGGGAGAATCTCGCGTCTGTCAGCGAAAAGGATGTCGAACCACACGAGGATGTCACGGCCGACTTCACCGTCGACGTCACCGAGGTCGCGGCGACGATCGACGAGATCGAAGCCGATCTCGAAGCGAGTCCCGGAGCGACGGAGATACACATCGAAATCGAGCGCACGGTCGAAGGCGAAATCGAGGGCGATCACCGGTCCGTCGCGGACGAGTACCAGGTTCCAATCGAATACGACGGGAGCACGTACCGGATCGACGACGCGGGAACGGACGCATACGACGAGTCCTACGACGAGTCCAAGACGGTCACTGTCCCTGCAACTGCGGGACCGCTCCATACCGTCGGTGGCCCGTTGCTCCTCGTCCTCGGACTGGCTGGCACGGTCGGCCTGGCTGTCGGCTCACGACGACTCTCGGAACCGACGTCGACGGAACTCGAGTGGCTCGCCTATCGAAACGACCGCGAGCAGTTCGACGAGTTGCTGACGCCTGTCAGGCTTCCCGCGTCGAAACTCGAGTTCGACGAGGACGACGTTCTGGATGGAGGTACCAGCGAACGCGTGCCCGTCGAAACGCTGGCGGATCTGGCAGGAGTCGGGATCGACGTCGGCGCACCGGTACTCTTCGACCGACGGACCGAACGGTACGTCGTCCGTCACGAGGAGGCAGCGTACGTCTACGAGCCGCCGGCTCTCGAGTCCGTTTTCGAACCGACTGCTCGTGGCGGCTCGAACGACGGACCGGCTCGTGTGGACGAGAGCGACGATCGGTCCACGGAACCGACCGACGAAACGACGACGGACGACTCAAGTGAGAGAGACGAAAGGACAGAGACGAACTCCCCAGTAGAGGATCGATAG
- a CDS encoding S24/S26 family peptidase: MIRRGAQGIGIVVLVGLLAGQILGQPILLGFVETGSMEPTIETGDGFVAVPSEVGGDPTVGDVVVFDAEEIDGGGLTTHRVVDETDRGYVTRGDANPFTDQDSGEPSVQDGQIVASALQVNDEVVTIPNLGTGVMAIGDGLERGQRWFATTFGVRTFLETAGLAYLLLGISIGLYAIETVRERRRSDGRSSLESDRSGGNGSGVEAAFDPRLLAGAFALLVVVAAAAAMVAPAGTHSHDVISAEFESDRPLVVEQGTTEEIPYEVGNGGFVPIVTYIEPKSENVDVEPGPTTVAPRESAEVTLSITAPDETGYHPAYVTEYRFLSLLPLPVLDWLYDVHPWVPFVAIVSLLGGGFYWLGRLLLEPADPRLRRVTRRRRRRESHSEQRRSDSRGRN; encoded by the coding sequence ATGATCCGACGGGGAGCGCAGGGTATCGGAATCGTCGTTCTCGTCGGGTTGCTCGCCGGACAGATCCTCGGCCAGCCGATTCTGCTCGGGTTCGTCGAAACCGGAAGCATGGAACCGACGATCGAGACCGGCGACGGGTTCGTCGCCGTACCTAGTGAAGTCGGTGGCGATCCGACGGTCGGCGACGTCGTCGTCTTCGACGCCGAGGAAATCGACGGCGGTGGACTGACGACACATCGGGTAGTCGACGAAACCGACCGGGGATACGTGACTCGCGGGGACGCAAATCCCTTCACCGACCAGGACAGCGGTGAGCCGTCCGTCCAAGACGGGCAAATCGTCGCGTCTGCACTGCAGGTAAACGACGAGGTCGTCACGATCCCGAACCTCGGGACCGGCGTAATGGCGATCGGTGACGGACTCGAGCGCGGTCAGCGGTGGTTCGCGACGACGTTTGGAGTCCGTACGTTTCTCGAGACAGCAGGGTTGGCCTACCTGCTGTTAGGAATCTCGATCGGTCTCTACGCTATCGAGACGGTCCGGGAGCGGCGTCGATCCGACGGTCGGTCGTCGCTCGAGTCAGATCGGTCAGGCGGAAACGGAAGTGGGGTGGAGGCGGCGTTCGACCCACGATTGCTCGCAGGAGCGTTCGCCCTGCTGGTAGTCGTCGCCGCGGCGGCGGCGATGGTCGCACCAGCGGGGACTCACTCTCACGACGTCATCAGCGCAGAGTTCGAGTCGGATCGCCCGCTGGTGGTCGAACAGGGGACGACCGAGGAGATACCGTACGAGGTAGGAAACGGTGGCTTCGTTCCGATCGTGACCTACATCGAGCCGAAGAGTGAGAACGTCGACGTCGAGCCAGGACCGACGACTGTCGCTCCGCGGGAGTCGGCCGAGGTGACGCTCTCGATTACGGCACCCGACGAAACCGGCTACCACCCGGCGTACGTCACGGAGTATCGCTTTCTGTCTCTCCTGCCGCTACCGGTACTCGACTGGCTGTACGACGTTCATCCGTGGGTCCCATTCGTCGCCATCGTCTCATTGCTCGGGGGCGGGTTCTACTGGCTCGGTCGACTCCTGCTCGAGCCGGCTGACCCTCGTCTCCGGCGAGTGACGAGGCGGAGGCGACGACGAGAGAGTCACAGCGAACAGCGACGTTCGGATTCCCGAGGAAGAAACTAA
- a CDS encoding DUF7344 domain-containing protein, translated as MGTTHAAQSANTDVTGNDADGGSSDSDSTNATLTEDELFEMLSNRRRRYVLHQLMQEDERIDVGTLSEEIAASEDGIDLQAVSSTDRKRVYTALHQSHLPKMDEAGVLEFNKDRGFVEPTPALEDVEIYMDVVHGREIPWSDYYIGLTALSGVLLALTASGIGPFGAVSSYAWGTFVVVALAVSSIAHRYYARRNRLGITEDPPGVELEYSSNTDG; from the coding sequence ATGGGGACAACTCACGCAGCCCAATCCGCCAATACGGACGTGACGGGGAACGACGCCGACGGGGGTTCATCCGACTCCGACTCGACGAACGCTACTCTCACCGAAGACGAACTCTTCGAGATGCTCTCGAACCGGCGACGGCGCTACGTCCTCCACCAGCTCATGCAGGAAGACGAGCGTATCGACGTCGGAACGCTGTCAGAAGAGATCGCTGCTTCCGAAGACGGTATCGATCTGCAAGCGGTCTCGAGCACCGACCGAAAGCGAGTCTACACGGCACTACACCAGTCACATCTGCCAAAAATGGACGAAGCGGGCGTCCTCGAGTTCAACAAGGACCGTGGGTTCGTCGAACCGACGCCTGCACTCGAAGACGTCGAAATCTACATGGACGTCGTTCACGGTCGCGAGATTCCGTGGAGCGACTACTACATCGGTCTGACCGCACTGTCCGGCGTGTTGCTTGCGCTGACGGCGTCGGGGATCGGACCGTTCGGTGCAGTTTCCTCGTATGCATGGGGCACGTTCGTCGTCGTCGCGCTTGCGGTCTCGTCGATTGCACACCGATACTACGCACGTCGCAATCGCCTGGGGATCACAGAAGACCCTCCTGGCGTCGAACTCGAGTACTCGTCGAACACCGATGGATAG
- the pan2 gene encoding proteasome-activating nucleotidase Pan2, whose product MSRSPSIPDRPHRDIDPDLPDDERLEALRSHFEDLVTVNEQLSSQLDEAEERRGHLREKVDRVERENETLKSSSLYIATVEDVMDDDGEAVVKQHGNNQEVLTELSPRVAERVEAGDRVAVNDSFAIQTVLEAETDARAQSMEITERPAIGYEDIGGIDEQVREVREAVEQPLAEPERFEEVGIDPPSGVLLYGPPGTGKTMLAKAVANETDATFIKMAGSELVRKFIGEGSRLVRDLFEMAREREPAIIFIDEIDAIATTRSESKTSGDAEVQRTMMQLLSEMDGFEARGEIRIIAATNRFDMLDRAILRPGRFDRLIEVPEPDRGGREQILEIHTRDMNVSDEVDFAELADETDGYSGADIESLATEAGMFAIRNERDEIHHGDFVEAVEKLEEDDSSDVVSSAGYFYQ is encoded by the coding sequence ATGTCTCGAAGCCCGTCTATTCCCGACCGACCTCATCGCGATATCGATCCGGATCTCCCCGACGACGAGCGGCTGGAGGCGCTCAGGAGTCATTTCGAAGATCTCGTGACCGTCAACGAGCAACTCTCGAGCCAACTCGACGAGGCCGAGGAACGCCGAGGCCACCTGCGAGAGAAGGTCGACCGCGTCGAACGGGAAAACGAGACGCTCAAGAGTTCCTCGCTGTATATCGCGACCGTCGAGGACGTGATGGACGACGACGGCGAGGCCGTCGTCAAACAGCACGGGAACAACCAAGAAGTGCTCACTGAACTCTCACCGCGCGTCGCCGAGCGCGTCGAGGCCGGTGACCGCGTCGCTGTCAACGACTCGTTTGCGATCCAGACGGTACTGGAAGCCGAGACCGATGCCCGCGCCCAGTCGATGGAGATCACCGAACGGCCGGCGATCGGCTACGAAGACATCGGCGGCATCGACGAACAGGTCCGTGAGGTACGCGAGGCGGTCGAACAGCCACTCGCCGAGCCCGAACGCTTCGAGGAAGTCGGTATCGATCCCCCGAGCGGCGTCTTGCTGTATGGCCCGCCGGGCACCGGGAAGACGATGCTCGCGAAAGCCGTTGCGAACGAGACCGACGCAACCTTCATCAAGATGGCTGGCTCGGAACTCGTCCGCAAGTTCATCGGTGAGGGATCGCGGCTCGTCCGTGACCTCTTCGAAATGGCTCGCGAACGCGAGCCCGCCATCATCTTTATCGACGAAATCGACGCTATCGCGACCACCCGCTCGGAGTCGAAAACCTCGGGCGATGCCGAGGTCCAGCGTACGATGATGCAACTCCTCAGCGAGATGGACGGGTTCGAGGCACGCGGCGAGATTCGAATCATCGCCGCGACCAACCGCTTCGACATGCTCGATCGCGCTATTCTGCGGCCCGGCCGGTTCGATCGCCTCATCGAGGTTCCCGAACCCGATCGCGGCGGCCGCGAACAGATCCTCGAGATTCACACTCGCGACATGAACGTCTCCGACGAGGTCGACTTTGCGGAACTCGCCGACGAAACCGACGGCTACTCCGGTGCCGACATCGAGAGTCTCGCCACCGAAGCCGGAATGTTCGCAATTCGAAACGAACGCGACGAGATCCACCACGGCGACTTCGTCGAAGCAGTGGAGAAACTCGAGGAAGACGACTCGAGCGATGTCGTCTCTTCTGCCGGCTACTTCTACCAGTAG
- a CDS encoding pyruvoyl-dependent arginine decarboxylase — protein MSTIRIVWGSASAPTAMSSYDGALADAGIENYNIVSVSSVIPADADVEAVGTAPDLGPAGERLTVVEARATTAGPGSVSAALAWSQSSPDDAESERGPGLFYEAAGEIAPEDVEQRVRDGIASGQELRDWEFDETQVAVENGSADAGSYTTAIVVAVYGDSDPLL, from the coding sequence ATGAGCACGATTCGAATCGTCTGGGGGTCCGCGTCGGCTCCGACTGCGATGTCGTCCTACGATGGCGCGCTCGCGGATGCGGGCATCGAGAACTACAACATCGTCTCCGTCTCGTCGGTGATTCCTGCCGACGCCGACGTCGAGGCTGTCGGCACGGCACCGGATCTTGGCCCGGCCGGCGAACGGCTGACCGTCGTCGAGGCGAGAGCGACGACGGCAGGTCCGGGCAGTGTCAGTGCCGCTCTCGCATGGTCGCAATCCAGTCCCGACGACGCCGAATCAGAACGGGGCCCCGGACTCTTCTACGAGGCTGCCGGAGAGATCGCTCCCGAAGACGTCGAGCAACGGGTTCGTGACGGGATCGCTTCTGGCCAGGAGCTACGCGACTGGGAGTTTGACGAAACGCAGGTTGCGGTCGAGAACGGCAGTGCAGACGCTGGCAGCTACACGACCGCGATCGTCGTCGCAGTCTACGGCGATAGCGATCCGCTGCTGTGA
- a CDS encoding DUF5811 family protein, whose amino-acid sequence MNGNTPYAGLPGETAAGKRASVDVPDLSSTQRRLLHRDVTRIASRTREYLPSEYVVDADVSTGVGGPQVTVAVRPPIGHTVSAGFAPDLDDVSEEAITADERDEVARGLAASAALQVKQAIGDNVTPTAK is encoded by the coding sequence ATGAACGGAAACACGCCGTACGCAGGGCTCCCGGGAGAGACGGCCGCTGGCAAGCGCGCCTCGGTAGACGTTCCTGACCTCTCGAGTACGCAAAGACGGCTGCTCCATCGTGACGTGACCCGGATCGCATCGCGGACGCGCGAGTACCTCCCAAGCGAGTACGTCGTCGACGCGGACGTCTCGACCGGCGTCGGCGGCCCACAGGTGACCGTCGCCGTCCGCCCACCGATCGGTCACACGGTCAGTGCCGGCTTCGCTCCCGACCTCGATGACGTCTCCGAGGAAGCGATCACGGCCGACGAACGCGACGAGGTTGCCCGTGGCCTGGCCGCAAGCGCGGCGCTGCAGGTTAAACAGGCCATCGGCGACAACGTGACGCCGACCGCGAAGTAG
- a CDS encoding DUF6276 family protein, with product MPCSECGSPTIEFAVPNRHREYLASNTAVASCCTRCLTVEPVTDADADADADAADSEFDLLSDAVPGAAEKAVPLLLALDLAESLVTNRAAIESLLCDVERAGADPLLAIDRLERDPDLEPAVDLERRSHQIEQLLY from the coding sequence ATGCCGTGCTCAGAGTGTGGCTCACCGACGATCGAGTTTGCCGTGCCCAATCGGCATCGAGAGTACCTCGCGTCGAACACAGCAGTCGCGAGTTGCTGTACCCGCTGTCTGACCGTCGAGCCGGTTACCGACGCCGACGCCGACGCCGACGCTGACGCGGCGGACTCCGAGTTCGACCTGCTCAGTGATGCGGTTCCCGGTGCCGCCGAGAAAGCGGTTCCGCTCTTGCTCGCGCTCGACCTCGCCGAGTCGCTCGTGACAAACCGTGCCGCGATCGAGTCGCTCCTGTGCGACGTCGAACGCGCAGGTGCCGATCCGTTGCTCGCGATCGATCGACTCGAGCGCGATCCCGATCTCGAGCCGGCGGTCGATCTCGAACGTCGGAGCCACCAGATCGAACAGCTCCTGTACTGA
- a CDS encoding V-type ATP synthase subunit D encodes MAKDVKPTRKNLMEIEDRIELSERGHSTLEKKRDGLIMEFMDILDKAQDVRGDLADDYEEAQTKINMARAMEGDVAVRGAAAALHEHPEITTESKNIMGVVVPQIESTRVSKSLDERGYGIMGTTARIDETAEAYEDLLESIILAAEVETAMKKMLREIETTKRRVNALEFKLLPELKGNQEYIEQKLEEQEREETFRLKKIKEKKEQEEKAAREENADDEAEQIEQPAAGGVAGGN; translated from the coding sequence ATGGCCAAGGACGTAAAGCCCACCCGCAAGAACCTGATGGAGATCGAAGACCGCATCGAACTCTCCGAGCGTGGGCACAGCACCCTCGAGAAGAAACGGGACGGGCTGATCATGGAGTTCATGGACATCCTGGACAAGGCCCAGGACGTTCGTGGCGACCTCGCGGACGACTACGAGGAAGCCCAGACGAAGATCAACATGGCACGCGCCATGGAGGGCGACGTCGCGGTCCGGGGAGCCGCCGCTGCACTCCACGAACACCCCGAGATCACTACCGAGTCGAAAAACATCATGGGTGTCGTCGTCCCACAGATCGAATCCACCCGGGTTTCCAAGAGCCTGGACGAGCGCGGGTACGGTATCATGGGTACCACCGCCCGCATCGACGAGACCGCAGAAGCCTACGAAGACCTCCTCGAGAGCATCATCCTCGCTGCCGAGGTCGAGACTGCGATGAAGAAGATGCTCCGAGAGATCGAGACGACGAAACGCCGCGTCAACGCCCTCGAGTTCAAACTGCTGCCCGAACTCAAGGGAAACCAGGAGTACATCGAGCAGAAACTCGAGGAACAGGAGCGCGAGGAGACGTTCCGTCTAAAGAAGATCAAGGAGAAAAAAGAGCAAGAAGAGAAAGCGGCCAGAGAGGAAAACGCGGACGACGAAGCGGAGCAGATCGAACAGCCAGCTGCGGGTGGCGTCGCTGGCGGGAACTAG
- a CDS encoding ATP synthase subunit B, with translation MKEYQTITEISGPLVFAEIDEPVGYDEIVEIETQQGETLRGQVLESSEEIVSIQVFEGTGGIDRNASVRFLGETMKMPVTEDLLGRVLDGSGNPIDDGPEIIPEERRDIVGEAINPFSREYPEEFIQTGVSAIDGMNTLVRGQKLPIFSGSGLPHNELALQIARQATVPEEEEDGDGDGDGSEFAVIFGAMGITQEEANEFMDDFERTGALERSVVFMNLADDPAVERQVTPRLALTTAEYLAFEKDYHVLVILTDMTNYCEALRQIGAAREEVPGRRGYPGYMYTDLAQLYERAGRIEGKEGSVTQIPILTMPGDDDTHPIPDLTGYITEGQIMMDRNLNSQGIEPPINVLPSLSRLMDDGIGEGLTREDHGDVSDQMYAAYAEGEDLRDLVNIVGREALSERDNKFLDFADRFEEEFVQQGYDTNRSIEETLELGWDLLSMLPAEALNRVDEELIDEHYREDGAVTEGDDGETETAQAD, from the coding sequence ATGAAAGAGTACCAGACTATCACGGAAATCAGCGGTCCGCTGGTGTTCGCCGAGATCGACGAACCCGTCGGGTACGACGAGATCGTCGAGATCGAGACACAGCAGGGTGAGACCCTACGCGGACAGGTACTAGAATCGAGCGAAGAGATCGTCTCGATCCAGGTGTTCGAGGGAACGGGCGGCATCGACCGTAACGCCTCCGTTCGCTTCCTGGGTGAGACGATGAAGATGCCCGTCACCGAGGACCTGCTCGGACGGGTACTCGACGGGTCCGGGAACCCGATCGACGACGGACCGGAGATCATTCCCGAGGAGCGACGCGATATCGTCGGCGAGGCGATCAATCCCTTCTCGCGTGAATATCCAGAAGAGTTCATCCAGACTGGCGTCTCCGCCATCGACGGCATGAATACGCTGGTCCGGGGCCAGAAGCTGCCGATCTTCTCCGGCTCTGGGCTCCCCCACAACGAACTCGCACTCCAGATCGCTCGCCAGGCGACCGTTCCCGAAGAAGAAGAAGACGGCGACGGCGATGGTGATGGCTCGGAGTTCGCAGTTATCTTCGGCGCGATGGGTATCACGCAGGAAGAGGCAAACGAGTTCATGGACGACTTCGAGCGCACCGGCGCACTCGAGCGGTCGGTCGTCTTCATGAACCTCGCAGACGACCCGGCAGTCGAACGGCAGGTCACGCCGCGACTCGCGCTCACGACTGCGGAGTATCTCGCCTTCGAGAAAGACTATCACGTGCTGGTCATCCTCACGGACATGACCAACTACTGTGAGGCACTCCGGCAGATCGGTGCTGCACGTGAAGAGGTCCCCGGTCGGCGTGGGTATCCAGGATACATGTACACCGACCTGGCACAGCTCTACGAGCGGGCCGGCCGAATCGAGGGTAAAGAAGGATCGGTCACCCAGATTCCGATCCTGACGATGCCCGGCGACGACGACACCCACCCGATCCCGGACCTCACTGGCTACATTACCGAAGGCCAGATCATGATGGACCGGAACCTAAACAGTCAGGGGATCGAGCCGCCGATCAACGTCCTGCCCAGCCTGTCGCGGCTGATGGACGACGGTATCGGCGAGGGCCTGACCCGTGAGGACCACGGCGACGTCTCCGACCAGATGTACGCCGCCTACGCGGAGGGTGAAGACCTTCGTGACCTCGTGAATATCGTCGGTCGCGAAGCACTCTCCGAACGAGACAACAAGTTCCTCGATTTCGCCGATCGCTTCGAGGAAGAGTTCGTCCAGCAGGGATACGACACTAACCGCTCGATCGAGGAGACACTCGAGCTCGGCTGGGACCTGCTCTCGATGCTCCCCGCAGAGGCACTCAACCGCGTCGACGAAGAGCTCATCGACGAACACTACCGCGAAGACGGAGCCGTCACGGAAGGCGACGACGGCGAAACCGAGACTGCCCAGGCCGACTGA